In Populus nigra chromosome 1, ddPopNigr1.1, whole genome shotgun sequence, one genomic interval encodes:
- the LOC133701546 gene encoding arabinogalactan O-methyltransferase 1-like, which produces MKRPQFTPERSCLFVVALSGIIIGALLFSNLIRSVGNISSFGLCSFASAKAEYAATPTQLQSILHYATSKIVPQQSLAEISVTFDVLKTCSPCNFLVFGLGFDSLMWTSLNPHGTTLFLEEDPKWVQTIVKNTPTLNAHTVQYLTQLKEADSLLKTYRSEPLCSPSKAYLRGNYKCRLALTGLPDEVYDKEWDLIMVDAPRGYFPEAPGRMAAIFSAAVMARERKGSGVTHVFLHDVNRRVEKMFAEEFLCRKYLVKAVGRLWHFEIPPAAANVSQSDGWFC; this is translated from the coding sequence atgaaGAGACCCCAATTCACTCCGGAAAGGTCCTGTCTCTTCGTAGTGGCTTTATCCGGTATAATAATCGGTGCACTTCTTTTTTCAAACTTAATCCGGTCCGTTGGTAACATCTCTTCCTTCGGCCTCTGCTCATTTGCCTCGGCCAAAGCGGAGTACGCCGCTACACCAACTCAACTCCAATCCATCCTCCACTATGCAACTTCAAAGATCGTCCCACAACAATCTTTAGCCGAAATATCAGTCACTTTCGATGTCCTCAAAACATGTTCACCCTGTAACTTCCTTGTATTTGGTCTCGGTTTTGATTCTCTCATGTGGACATCATTAAATCCACATGGCACCACTTTGTTTCTCGAAGAAGATCCTAAGTGGGTTCAGACAATCGTCAAAAACACTCCAACGCTAAATGCGCATACGGTTCAGTACTTGACGCAACTAAAGGAAGCCGACAGCCTCCTGAAAACGTACCGGTCTGAACCGTTGTGTTCGCCAAGTAAAGCGTACTTACGCGGCAATTATAAGTGTAGGTTAGCACTGACTGGATTGCCTGACGAAGTTTATGATAAGGAATGGGATTTGATAATGGTTGATGCGCCGAGAGGGTACTTCCCGGAGGCACCAGGGAGGATGGCGGCGATATTTTCAGCGGCGGTGATGGCTAGGGAGAGGAAAGGATCAGGAGTGACGCATGTGTTTCTACATGATGTGAATCGGAGAGTGGAGAAAATGTTTGCGGAGGAGTTTCTGTGCAGGAAGTATTTGGTTAAGGCTGTAGGGCGGCTATGGCATTTTGAGATCCCTCCAGCAGCTGCTAATGTGAGCCAGAGTGATGGTTGGTTTTGCTAA
- the LOC133680837 gene encoding YTH domain-containing protein ECT4-like: MDENVVDPSKDAISAGPLRVDASNNASPSRIQSVYRGGYGNMIGRLGTCFPDTNVECLENGSHGIYSDSSSLLFHGHPQMQQRSLGPFMPVLPSISGHGRLYNAREMPNSDPRYQQHLVSQNISYVAAQDPFSQTKLPDNIELPGDDNRMGPRPSYLPPPGSLGGGSSFSRHSGGFKFLQQGFEGIESGELWADWSKPSNGKSTLVHFSSQAASPKQIGSVGLSANHCGMVSQRKELFYGLGSHRSPSYKCVPQGLNDRDLGYDVLPSSIFGTNGRNWPTLHEGRQGGRCNDFSCSCTIALDTLSERNRGPRAFKPRSQATENASVVDNHQKAVADVHSESHNQVDFATDYKDAKFYVIKSYSEDNVHKSIKYGVWASTPNGNKKLDAAYREAKENHGTCLIFLLFSVNASAQFCGVAEMVGPVDFDKSVDFWQQDKWSGQFPVKWHIIKDVPNSQFRHIVLENNDNKPVTNSRDTQEVELEQGAEMLGIFKNYESHSSILDDFQFYEERQKVMQVRKSRPQASMVSAPVAGISERNPVPFSNDLIKKMSKSFAEAVLLKEDERVHPRSHLLQDMMGAEPEKRR; this comes from the exons GTTATGGCAATATGATTGGCAGACTGGGCACATGTTTTCCAGATACCAATGTTGAGTGCTTGGAAAATGGTTCTCAT GGCATCTACAGTGATTCTTCATCTCTTCTATTCCATGGCCACCCTCAAATGCAACAAAGATCACTTGGCCCATTCATGCCAGTGCTGCCTTCTATTAGTGGTCATGGCCGGTTATATAATGCACGGGAGATGCCTAACTCGGATCCACGTTACCAGCAGCACCTTGTTTCACAAAACATTTCATATGTTGCCGCACAAGACCCATTCTCTCAAACTAAATTGCCAGACAACATTGAGCTGCCAGGGGATGACAACAGAATGGGGCCTAGGCCAAGTTACCTGCCTCCGCCAGGATCTTTGGGTGGTGGAAGCAGCTTTTCTCGACACTCTGGTGGTTTTAAATTCTTGCAGCAAGGGTTTGAGGGAATTGAAAGTGGTGAATTGTGGGCAGATTGGTCAAAACCCTCAAATGGGAAGAGTACATTGGTGCATTTTTCATCACAAGCAGCTTCTCCAAAGCAAATCGGTTCAGTAGGTTTGTCTGCGAATCATTGTGGAATG GTTTCTCAACGAAAAGAATTGTTTTATGGGCTTGGATCTCATCGAAGTCCCAGCTATAAATGTGTTCCTCAAGGTCTTAACGATCGAGATTTAGGGTATGATGTTTTGCCCTCTTCCATTTTTGGAACAAATGGTCGAAACTGGCCAACACTTCATGAAGGAAGACAAGGGGGGAGGTGCAATGACTTTTCGTGCAGCTGTACTATTGCACTTGATACACTAAGCGAGCGAAATAGGGGACCTAGGGCATTCAAGCCTAGGAGTCAGGCAACAGAAAATGCTTCTGTAGTTGATAATCACCAGAAGGCAGTTGCTGATGTTCATAGTGAATCTCACAACCAAGTGGATTTTGCTACTGATTATAAGGATGCAAAGTTCTATGTCATAAAATCGTACAGTGAAGATAATGTTCATAAGAGTATAAAGTATGGTGTTTGGGCAAGCACTCCGAATGGCAACAAGAAATTAGATGCTGCTTATCGTGAAGCAAAGGAAAATCATGGGACATGCCTGatctttctgttgttttca GTGAATGCCAGTGCACAGTTCTGTGGAGTGGCCGAGATGGTTGGACCTGTGGACTTTGACAAGAGTGTGGATTTCTGGCAACAGGATAAGTGGTCTGGGCAGTTTCCTGTGAAGTGGCATATTATTAAAGATGTCCCCAACAGTCAGTTTCGTCACATTGTGCTGGAAAACAATGACAACAAGCCAGTTACTAACAGTAGAGATACTCAAGAG GTGGAGCTGGAACAGGGTGCTGAGATGTTAGGcatatttaaaaactatgaaagCCATTCTTCTATCCTagatgattttcaattttatgaagAGAGGCAGAAAGTTATGCAGGTGAGGAAATCGAGGCCACAAGCAAGCATGGTTTCTGCTCCAGTGGCTGGAATTAGTGAACGAAATCCCGTTCCATTTTCTAATGACTTGATAAAGAAAATGTCAAAGAGCTTTGCTGAAGCTGTTTTGCTGAAGGAGGATGAAAGAGTGCATCCTCGCTCACATCTGCTGCAAGATATGATGGGAGCTGAACCTGAAAAACGACGCTGA
- the LOC133691915 gene encoding non-specific lipid transfer protein GPI-anchored 1-like, with protein sequence MRSQSLFLLGVLLFFASSASVFRAVDGDNLSEECSSDFQKVMGCLSYATGKANTPPKDCCSAVQGIKDSEPKCLCYIMQQAHNGSAQFKSLGVQEAKLLQLPTACQLQNASLSFCPKLLGLSPGSADAAIFTNASTPATPAASTGTEKSQSGDSSTGIQLRPPLAGLLMIVAAIFVFAFPAGSTSMFQV encoded by the exons ATGAGAAGCCAGTCCCTTTTTTTGCTGGGTGTGTTGCTGTTCTTTGCTTCTAGTGCTTCAGTTTTTAGGGCTGTTGATGGGGATAATTTGTCTGAGGAGTGTAGCAGTGACTTCCAGAAGGTGATGGGTTGCTTGAGCTATGCTACAGGGAAAGCGAACACCCCCCCGAAAGATTGTTGCAGTGCAGTGCAGGGCATAAAAGATAGCGAGCCAAAATGCTTGTGTTATATCATGCAACAAGCACATAATGGTAGTGCACAGTTCAAGAGCTTGGGTGTTCAGGAGGCTAAGTTGCTTCAGCTCCCTACTGCTTGCCAGTTGCAGAATGCCAGTCTTAGTTTCTGCCCCA AGCTTCTAGGCCTATCTCCTGGCTCTGCAGACGCTGCCATTTTCACAAATGCTTCAACACCAGCAACTCCGGCTGCATCAACAGGAACAGAAAAGTCACAAAGTGGTGATTCCAGTACTGGAATCCAGCTGAGACCTCCCCTTGCAGGTCTATTGATGATTGTTGCAGCCATCTTCGTATTTGCTTTCCCTGCTGGGTCTACCTCTATGTTCCAGGTTTAG